From a region of the Zingiber officinale cultivar Zhangliang chromosome 4B, Zo_v1.1, whole genome shotgun sequence genome:
- the LOC121975833 gene encoding 2-oxoglutarate and iron-dependent oxygenase JMJD4-like codes for MEPRKGLGRPAVAISGEVERIDGRTLSYDEFVERYLKPNRPVVLTGLMDDWRAAADWLSPDGRGPNLHFFADHFGKSVVQVADCSTKEFTDQKRQEMTVAEFISYWLKLSLEKGRSVLCNDESKPLLYLKDWHFNKEYPDYVAYTTPPFFTDDWLNLYLDSHLIHRDSDIHRDKNEANCADYRFVYMGPKGTWTPLHADVFRSYSWSGNVCGRKHWFFLPPSQCHLVFDRYLRSSVYSIYDDVSEKKFPGFRKTIWLECIQEQNEIVFVPSGWYHQVHNLEDTISINHNWFNAYNLSWVWNLLLRDYNVAKEYIEDIRDICDNFEGLCQRNLAANTGMNFYDFMIFITRFTLGNIVQLFHLRHEEGSLNSSVTRSNLFIANLISVRSVATKMKFAEAFTEENINSCSEENLNAFSIQKIMHEREFQDLSSALRMTYECINTKLKEGSLTEITRDSETDSAFFDFITSLGSKIHGPGDLVGLIDRVLEKTNCSNCNINIPCDAEPFVV; via the exons ATGGAGCCGAGGAAAGGGTTAGGAAGGCCGGCGGTCGCTATCAGCGGAGAGGTGGAACGCATAGACGGCAGGACTCTGAGCTATGACGAGTTCGTGGAGCGCTATCTGAAGCCCAACCGCCCCGTCGTCCTCACCGGACTCATGGACGACTGGAGGGCCGCAGCCGACTGGCTTTCCCCCGACGGTCGCGGCCCGAACCTCCATTTCTTCGCCGATCACTTCGGTAAATCCGTCGTCCAG GTTGCTGATTGTTCTACAAAAGAGTTTACAGATCAGAAACGGCAAGAGATGACTGTGGCGGAGTTCATCAGCTATTGGCTCAAACTTTCATTGGAAAAAGGAAGGAGTGTCTTGTGTAATGATGAAAGCAAACCTTTGCTATATCTTAAAGATTGGCATTTCAACAAG GAATACCCTGATTATGTGGCTTATACGACCCCTCCATTTTTCACTGATGACTGGCTCAATCTATATCTTGATAGTCACTTGATACATAGAGATTCAGACATTCACCGTGATAAAAATGAAGCTAATTGTGCAGACTACCGTTTTGTTTACATGGGACCAAAAG GCACATGGACTCCTCTTCATGCAGATGTTTTTAGGTCGTACAGTTGGTCTGGAAATGTTTGTGGGAGAAAACATTGGTTCTTTCTACCACCTTCCCAGTGTCATCTTGTGTTTGATAG ATACCTAAGATCGTCAGTATATAGTATTTATGATGATGTCTCTGAGAAAAAGTTCCCTGGATTTAGAAAG ACAATTTGGTTAGAGTGTATTCAAGAACAAAATGAGATTGTTTTTGTACCCAGTGGATGGTATCATCAAGTCCATAATTTG GAAGACACCATTTCCATAAACCACAACTGGTTCAATGCCTATAACCTTTCCTGGGTG TGGAATTTGCTGTTGAGAGACTACAACGTTGCTAAGGAATACATAGAAGATATCAGGGATATCTGTGATAATTTTGAAGGCCTTTGTCAGCGAAATCTTGCTGCAAACACAG GCATGAACTTCTatgatttcatgatttttatcaCAAGATTCACCCTCGGCAATATAGTTCAACTTTTTCATCTCAGACATGAGGAAGGCTCTCTTAACAGCTCAGTCACCAGATCTAACCTTTTCATCGCCAACCTTATCTCAGTACGCTCTGTTGCCACGAAAATGAAATTCGCCGAGGCATTCACTGAAGAAAATATAAATAGCTGTTCGGAAGAAAATCTGAATGCCTTCTCTATCCAGAAAATCATGCATGAGCGAGAATTTCAGGATCTGAGCAGTGCATTAAGGATGACGTATGAATGCATCAACACTAAATTGAAAGAAGGTTCACTGACGGAAATAACACGAGACTCTGAAACTGACTCTGCTTTCTTTGATTTCATCACTTCGTTGGGTTCGAAAATTCACGGTCCTGGAGATCTAGTCGGTTTGATCGACCGTGTTCTGGAGAAAACCAACTGCAGTAATTGCAATATCAACATTCCATGTGATGCTGAACCTTTTGTTGTTTAG
- the LOC121977786 gene encoding uncharacterized protein LOC121977786, producing the protein MARLLSSALLLAALAASAAAASPRRIATQVASACEFVTVPQLCTSIAFKSGATTLGELTKAAIDESLSSTQSARSVTQKALGAHSGDERLRKNLAVCDEAFANAVASLQEAQQKQGAAISDGKAHTEVTGAISTALVYVGSCNDAFSENPGLVSPVADATSIVKKLTSNCLSLAVAFQVKNGAY; encoded by the exons ATGGCCAGGCTCCTCTCCTCCGCCCTGCTCCTCGCCGCCCTCGCCGCCTCCGCCGCGGCCGCTTCCCCCCGCCGCATCGCCACCCAGGTCGCCTCCGCCTGCGAGTTCGTCACCGTGCCGCAGCTCTGCACCAGCATCGCCTTCAAGTCCGGCGCCACCACCCTGGGCGAGCTCACTAAGGCCGCCATCGACGAGTCCCTGTCCAGCACGCAGTCGGCGCGCAGCGTCACGCAGAAGGCCCTGGGCGCGCACAGCGGCGACGAGCGGCTGCGGAAGAACCTGGCGGTGTGCGACGAGGCGTTCGCAAACGCGGTGGCGAGCCTGCAGGAGGCCCAGCAGAAGCAGGGGGCGGCGATCAGCGACGGGAAGGCGCACACCGAGGTGACCGGCGCCATCTCCACCGCACTGGTCTACGTCGGAAG TTGCAACGACGCATTCAGCGAGAACCCGGGACTGGTGTCGCCGGTGGCGGACGCCACCAGCATCGTCAAGAAGTTGACCAGCAATTGTCTCTCGTTGGCCGTGGCGTTCCAGGTCAAGAACGGCGCATATTAA